A single window of Synechococcus sp. C9 DNA harbors:
- a CDS encoding thioredoxin domain-containing protein — protein MANRLIHAQSLYLRKHGHNPIDWWPWCEEAIAQARQDNKPIFLSIGYSSCHWCTVMEGEAFSDQAVAEIMNRYFLPIKVDREERPDIDHIYIQAVQLMIGQAGWPLNVFLDPYDLAPFYGGTYFPLTPRYGRPGFLELLRAVRQRYDQGKDQVELVKSQILEYLESPGKLPALSTLDKNMLDNGYRKATSILAYQGPGNSFPMIPYAQAVLQSSRRGAPLGTEHPAVQRGINLVLGGIFDHVAGGWHRYTVDPTWTVPHFEKMLYDNGLILEYISNLWSAGIQDDSLRRAVQKTVAWLEREMRSEAGYFYAAQDADNFVHSEDLEPEEGRFYVWAYQELQELLTEPEFQGLTSAFDIEPAGNFEGLIVLQRLQGGALSPVVESALDKLFAHRYGSTPELCSKFPPAVDAQQAKTTHWPGRIPPVTDTKMIVAWNSLMISGLARAAVVFQQPHYGELASRCAEFILQSQWVNGQFYRLNYDGQVAVIAQAEDYALWIKALLDLHQMAVGLTGAMNAEFWLTKVKEFQANFDEQYWSSASQGYYATAMGASGDLLVRERPCEDNAIPSANGVALTNLVRLSLLTGDLTYLERAERGLQAFGQILKEAPQSCPSLVTALDAWFYPIQVKAQPEILAQIASHFFPTTVLQSATDIPGVALVCQGLTCQEPATSLAMALEQLARYQS, from the coding sequence ATGGCTAACCGTCTCATCCATGCCCAAAGTCTCTACCTGCGTAAGCACGGTCATAATCCCATTGACTGGTGGCCGTGGTGTGAGGAAGCCATTGCCCAAGCTCGCCAGGATAATAAACCCATTTTTCTCTCGATTGGCTATTCCAGTTGCCACTGGTGCACGGTGATGGAGGGGGAAGCCTTCTCGGATCAGGCGGTGGCGGAGATAATGAATCGCTATTTTTTACCCATCAAGGTGGATCGGGAGGAACGCCCGGACATTGACCATATCTACATCCAGGCGGTGCAGTTGATGATTGGGCAGGCGGGTTGGCCCCTCAATGTGTTCCTTGACCCCTATGATCTGGCTCCCTTTTACGGCGGCACCTATTTCCCCCTCACCCCCCGCTACGGTCGTCCCGGCTTTTTAGAACTTTTGCGGGCAGTACGACAGCGATACGACCAGGGCAAAGACCAAGTGGAATTGGTTAAATCCCAGATTTTGGAATATCTGGAATCCCCCGGCAAACTGCCAGCCCTCAGTACATTGGATAAAAATATGCTGGACAATGGCTATCGCAAAGCCACCAGTATTTTGGCGTACCAAGGGCCGGGAAATTCTTTTCCCATGATTCCCTACGCCCAGGCGGTACTGCAATCGAGTCGCCGGGGTGCGCCCTTGGGTACGGAACATCCGGCGGTACAAAGGGGGATCAATCTGGTGCTGGGGGGCATTTTTGACCATGTGGCGGGGGGCTGGCATCGCTACACGGTTGACCCGACCTGGACAGTGCCCCATTTTGAAAAGATGTTGTATGACAATGGCTTGATTTTGGAATACATCAGTAATCTGTGGAGTGCGGGGATTCAGGATGATTCTCTGCGGCGGGCGGTGCAAAAAACCGTAGCTTGGTTAGAACGGGAAATGCGCTCGGAAGCGGGTTACTTTTATGCCGCCCAGGATGCGGATAATTTTGTGCATTCTGAAGACTTGGAACCAGAGGAAGGGCGATTTTATGTATGGGCTTATCAGGAATTACAAGAATTATTAACAGAACCGGAATTCCAGGGCTTAACATCTGCTTTTGATATTGAACCCGCTGGCAATTTTGAGGGCTTGATTGTTCTGCAACGGTTACAGGGGGGGGCTTTATCCCCGGTGGTAGAATCCGCATTGGATAAACTATTTGCCCACCGCTATGGCTCTACTCCTGAACTATGCTCAAAATTCCCACCGGCAGTGGATGCCCAGCAAGCTAAAACGACCCATTGGCCAGGACGCATTCCCCCTGTCACGGATACCAAGATGATCGTGGCTTGGAATAGTTTGATGATTTCTGGTTTGGCACGGGCGGCGGTGGTCTTTCAGCAACCCCATTATGGGGAATTGGCGAGCCGATGCGCTGAATTTATTCTCCAATCCCAATGGGTCAATGGGCAATTTTATCGCCTGAATTATGATGGTCAGGTGGCAGTGATCGCCCAGGCGGAAGATTATGCCCTGTGGATCAAAGCCCTGCTGGATTTGCATCAAATGGCAGTTGGTCTAACGGGGGCAATGAATGCAGAGTTTTGGTTAACTAAAGTGAAAGAATTTCAGGCTAATTTTGATGAACAGTATTGGAGTAGTGCATCACAAGGTTATTACGCTACGGCGATGGGGGCGAGTGGGGATTTACTGGTACGGGAACGTCCCTGTGAGGACAATGCCATTCCCTCAGCCAATGGGGTTGCGCTGACCAATTTGGTGCGTTTGTCCCTACTGACCGGGGATTTGACCTACCTGGAGCGGGCGGAACGGGGATTGCAGGCGTTTGGGCAAATCTTAAAGGAAGCTCCCCAAAGTTGCCCAAGTTTGGTGACTGCCCTGGATGCTTGGTTTTACCCGATACAGGTGAAGGCGCAACCGGAGATTTTGGCACAGATTGCTTCCCACTTTTTCCCAACCACTGTACTGCAATCAGCGACGGACATCCCTGGGGTAGCGTTAGTATGCCAAGGTTTGACGTGCCAGGAACCAGCGACTTCCTTGGCAATGGCTTTAGAACAATTGGCTCGCTATCAGTCCTAA
- a CDS encoding Uma2 family endonuclease, with the protein MSPSEMIRHRFSVEQYHQMIDAGIFAPDDRLELIHGELVKMSPINRRHAAGVDRLVYLLLNRLGQKARCRIQNPITLADSEPQPDVAIVRWRDDFYLAGHPTPPDIYWVIEVADTTITYDRGVKVPLYLSAGIPEVWLVNLDEDCLEVYRQKEPQILRRGQSLTPLQFPEFVFGVDEILG; encoded by the coding sequence ATGTCCCCCAGTGAAATGATTCGCCACCGGTTCAGCGTCGAGCAATATCACCAGATGATTGATGCTGGCATTTTTGCCCCCGATGACCGGCTGGAATTGATTCACGGAGAGCTTGTCAAAATGTCACCAATCAACCGTCGTCACGCCGCTGGGGTTGACCGCCTCGTTTATTTGTTGCTCAACCGTTTGGGACAAAAAGCCAGATGTCGCATCCAAAACCCGATTACCCTGGCGGATTCGGAACCCCAACCGGATGTGGCAATTGTCCGCTGGCGGGATGATTTTTACTTGGCGGGGCATCCCACACCCCCTGACATTTACTGGGTCATTGAAGTTGCTGATACCACCATTACCTACGACCGGGGGGTAAAAGTTCCCCTATATTTATCAGCAGGCATTCCCGAAGTTTGGTTAGTTAACCTGGATGAAGATTGTTTAGAAGTTTACCGCCAAAAGGAGCCGCAGATTTTGCGCCGGGGGCAATCCCTAACCCCCCTGCAATTCCCGGAATTTGTTTTTGGGGTTGATGAAATCCTGGGGTGA
- a CDS encoding Uma2 family endonuclease produces MSPSEMIRHRFSVEQYHQMIDAGIFAPDDRLELIHGELVKMSPINRRHAAGVDRLNLLLADRLNRRALHRIQNPITLADSEPQPDVAIVRWRDDFYLAGHPTPPDIYWVIEVADTTITYDRGVKVPLYLGAGIPEVWLVNLDEDCLEVYRQKEPQILRRGQSLTPIQFPEFVFGVDELLG; encoded by the coding sequence ATGTCCCCCAGTGAAATGATTCGCCACCGGTTCAGCGTCGAGCAATATCACCAGATGATTGATGCTGGCATTTTTGCCCCCGATGACCGGCTGGAATTGATTCACGGAGAGCTTGTCAAAATGTCACCAATTAACCGTCGTCACGCCGCTGGGGTTGACCGCTTAAATTTACTACTGGCTGACCGGTTAAATCGGAGGGCTTTGCATCGCATCCAAAACCCGATTACCCTGGCGGATTCGGAACCCCAACCGGATGTGGCGATTGTCCGCTGGCGGGATGATTTTTACCTGGCGGGACATCCCACGCCCCCTGACATTTACTGGGTCATTGAAGTTGCTGATACCACTATTACCTACGACCGGGGGGTAAAAGTGCCCCTGTACTTGGGAGCGGGCATTCCCGAAGTTTGGTTAGTTAACCTGGATGAAGATTGTTTAGAAGTTTACCGCCAAAAGGAGCCGCAGATTTTGCGCCGGGGGCAATCCCTAACACCCATCCAATTCCCGGAATTTGTTTTTGGGGTTGATGAATTGTTAGGATAA
- a CDS encoding Uma2 family endonuclease — MSPSEMIRHRFSVEQYHQMIDAGIFAPDDRLELIHGELVKMSPINRRHAACCARISYLLECLGRRAMKRIQDPITLADSEPQPDVAIVRWRDDFYLAGHPTPPDIYWVIEVADTTITYDRGVKVPLYLSAGIPEAWLVNLDEDCLEVYRQKEPQILRRGQSLTPIQFPEFVFGVDELLG; from the coding sequence ATGTCCCCCAGTGAAATGATTCGCCACCGGTTCAGCGTCGAGCAATATCACCAGATGATTGATGCTGGCATTTTTGCCCCCGATGACCGACTGGAATTGATTCACGGAGAGCTTGTCAAAATGTCACCAATTAACCGCCGCCACGCCGCCTGTTGTGCCCGTATCAGTTACCTTTTAGAATGTTTGGGGAGGCGAGCAATGAAGCGCATTCAAGACCCCATTACCCTAGCGGATTCGGAACCCCAACCGGATGTGGCAATTGTCCGCTGGCGGGATGATTTTTACTTGGCGGGGCATCCCACACCCCCTGATATTTACTGGGTCATTGAAGTTGCGGATACCACTATTACCTACGACCGAGGGGTAAAAGTTCCCCTATATTTATCAGCGGGCATTCCCGAAGCTTGGTTAGTTAACCTGGATGAAGATTGTTTAGAAGTTTACCGCCAAAAGGAGCCGCAGATTTTGCGCCGGGGGCAATCCCTAACACCCATCCAATTCCCGGAATTTGTTTTTGGGGTTGATGAATTGTTAGGATAA
- a CDS encoding Uma2 family endonuclease, with amino-acid sequence MIRHRFSVEQYHQMIDAGIFAPDDRLELIHGELVKMSPINRRHAAGVNRLNIILGRLLHQKALHIIQNPITLTDSEPQPDVAIVRWRDDFYLAGHPTPPDIYWVIEVADTTITYDRGVKVPLYLGAGIPEVWLVNLDEDCLEVYRQKEPQILRRGQSLTPLQFPEFVFGVDELLG; translated from the coding sequence ATGATTCGCCACCGGTTCAGCGTTGAACAATATCACCAGATGATTGATGCTGGCATTTTTGCCCCGGATGACCGGCTGGAATTGATTCACGGAGAGCTTGTCAAAATGTCCCCGATTAATCGTCGTCACGCCGCTGGAGTGAATCGTCTCAACATAATTTTAGGGAGACTTTTGCACCAAAAAGCATTGCATATCATCCAAAACCCGATTACCCTAACGGATTCGGAACCCCAACCGGATGTGGCAATTGTCCGCTGGCGGGATGATTTTTACCTGGCGGGGCATCCCACGCCCCCTGACATTTACTGGGTCATTGAAGTTGCTGATACCACTATTACCTACGACCGGGGGGTAAAAGTGCCCCTGTACTTGGGAGCGGGCATTCCCGAAGTTTGGTTAGTTAACCTGGATGAAGATTGTTTAGAAGTTTACCGCCAAAAGGAACCGCAGATTTTGCGCCGGGGGCAATCCCTAACCCCCCTGCAATTCCCGGAATTTGTTTTTGGGGTTGATGAATTGTTAGGATAA
- the ribH gene encoding 6,7-dimethyl-8-ribityllumazine synthase: MTVFEGAFTDVEGLRLGIVIGRFNDLIVGKLLDGCQDALKRHGVNVDTQVDYFWVPGSFEIPVVVHQLAQTQRYDALICLGAVIRGDTPHFDYVAAEVAKGIAATGFQTGVPVVFGILTTDNLQQAIERAGVKSNKGWEYAMNALEMASLMRQVRSLRSPYAPSLPRVADLPESRA, from the coding sequence ATGACAGTCTTTGAAGGTGCCTTTACCGATGTCGAGGGGTTGCGCCTGGGCATTGTCATTGGTCGGTTCAATGACCTGATTGTGGGCAAGCTGTTGGACGGGTGTCAGGATGCCCTCAAACGGCATGGGGTGAATGTGGATACCCAGGTGGATTATTTTTGGGTGCCGGGGAGTTTTGAAATTCCCGTGGTGGTGCATCAATTGGCGCAAACCCAACGCTATGATGCCCTGATTTGCTTGGGAGCGGTGATTCGGGGGGATACGCCCCACTTTGACTATGTCGCCGCCGAAGTTGCCAAAGGGATTGCCGCCACTGGGTTTCAGACCGGCGTGCCCGTCGTGTTTGGCATTCTCACCACGGATAATTTGCAACAGGCGATTGAGCGGGCGGGGGTGAAAAGCAACAAGGGCTGGGAATATGCCATGAATGCCCTGGAAATGGCGAGTTTAATGCGCCAAGTGCGGTCTTTGCGTTCCCCCTATGCCCCGTCCCTGCCACGGGTGGCGGATTTGCCCGAATCCCGTGCTTGA
- the psbZ gene encoding photosystem II reaction center protein PsbZ translates to MTILFQALVLALVVLSFVLVVGVPVVLATPGEWQRYQRVIYLGAGVWTLLVIAVGLMDVLFI, encoded by the coding sequence ATGACCATTTTATTTCAGGCGTTGGTGTTGGCGTTGGTGGTATTGTCCTTTGTGTTGGTTGTGGGCGTGCCGGTGGTGCTGGCGACCCCTGGGGAATGGCAACGGTATCAACGGGTAATTTACCTGGGTGCCGGGGTTTGGACATTGTTAGTCATTGCGGTCGGCTTAATGGATGTATTGTTTATCTAA
- a CDS encoding phosphoketolase produces the protein MTVSPAFCQGIDYFGSPWHLWSEYASEAVVNPKTGRIDDPHDPKAVYQTLVAADALRYLVVQTTASKASGHPGGFASCAEAMAALVMLGYKNIPTEVGHHAPGFYSLLFLDGSLEAMGITTVAQMREKFRELHGLLGHLSGAIPGVLSPAGPLGQGQHFAMAGAYLHPGVLFPVTIGDGGLGEPYVMSSFQHFHTAFPQVTNFLPVLVWNGYSQEHHSMVATLDNERMERFWRASGFAEVILVDAKAFDDQGQPGDYVDSTLFSLEQRLKFTEAVLTGLDRAAQSALSGNLTVFIIKQLKGAGVHARGAKSHNLYAQHTLQNPDIIQALQQRALPPEAWTLVRENFQRAGGGSASQVAVTESVRALPALPQFTQQEFPLGDKQVATTAVGHLVVQLGQSDPKFLVTNADGNEASGIGNINQGLKIIHPTVDTLYNQSPQGQVYEPLSEDACAGLAAALCLLGGRSLWCSYESFAINGLPIWQTVTQAMAELRRPTPSTIALFTAGALEQGRNGWTHQRPEIEAYYMALMHNGNVYPLFPPDANCAQAAYLWAVRTFNKGIAIFASKTPLPVRTTWEQAQAGVEQGAIVLQETPGERLVVLAVVGDMVLLPVFAAVEQLKSQGIGTRIVSMVNLRRLCRPQDVAWSRCAQPDGDFMEDGTFAQFFSGDALLGITGGPVSTLEPLMLRSQVARREMLGWQRGETTATPGVLMEYNGLSGERIAQRAMALLG, from the coding sequence ATGACCGTTTCCCCCGCCTTTTGTCAGGGCATTGATTATTTCGGTTCCCCCTGGCACCTGTGGTCGGAGTATGCCAGTGAGGCGGTTGTCAACCCCAAAACTGGGCGGATTGATGACCCCCATGACCCTAAAGCGGTGTATCAAACCCTGGTGGCGGCGGATGCCCTGCGCTATTTGGTGGTGCAAACCACAGCCAGTAAGGCTTCAGGACATCCGGGGGGCTTTGCCAGTTGTGCTGAAGCGATGGCGGCGTTGGTCATGCTGGGCTACAAAAATATCCCCACCGAGGTCGGGCATCATGCGCCGGGGTTTTACAGCCTACTGTTTTTGGATGGTTCCCTGGAAGCGATGGGGATTACTACGGTTGCCCAAATGCGGGAGAAATTTCGGGAACTGCATGGATTACTGGGGCATCTGTCGGGAGCGATTCCGGGGGTGTTGTCCCCTGCGGGTCCCTTAGGACAAGGTCAGCACTTTGCAATGGCTGGGGCTTATCTCCATCCTGGGGTTTTGTTCCCGGTGACGATTGGGGATGGGGGGTTGGGGGAACCCTATGTGATGAGCAGTTTTCAACATTTCCATACGGCATTTCCCCAGGTGACCAATTTCCTGCCGGTGCTGGTCTGGAATGGGTACAGCCAAGAGCATCACAGTATGGTGGCAACGCTGGACAATGAACGGATGGAACGGTTTTGGCGTGCCAGCGGGTTTGCGGAAGTAATTTTGGTGGATGCCAAAGCCTTTGACGACCAGGGGCAACCTGGGGACTACGTTGACAGTACTTTATTTAGCTTGGAGCAACGGCTGAAATTTACCGAGGCGGTACTCACCGGGCTAGACCGGGCGGCGCAAAGTGCCTTGAGTGGGAATTTAACCGTTTTTATCATCAAACAATTGAAGGGGGCAGGGGTACACGCCCGGGGTGCCAAATCCCATAATCTTTATGCCCAACATACCTTACAAAATCCTGACATTATCCAGGCGTTGCAACAGCGGGCATTACCCCCGGAGGCTTGGACATTGGTGCGGGAGAATTTCCAACGGGCGGGGGGCGGTTCAGCTTCACAAGTAGCGGTTACGGAATCGGTGCGGGCGTTGCCAGCCTTACCCCAATTTACCCAGCAGGAATTTCCCCTGGGGGACAAGCAGGTAGCGACAACGGCGGTGGGGCATCTGGTGGTGCAATTAGGGCAAAGCGACCCCAAGTTTTTGGTTACGAATGCGGATGGCAACGAGGCTTCCGGGATTGGCAATATTAACCAGGGCTTGAAAATCATTCACCCCACTGTAGATACGTTGTACAACCAATCGCCCCAGGGACAGGTGTATGAACCCTTGAGCGAGGATGCCTGTGCGGGGTTGGCGGCGGCGTTGTGTCTGTTGGGGGGGCGTTCCCTGTGGTGTTCTTACGAATCCTTTGCGATTAATGGACTTCCCATCTGGCAGACCGTGACCCAGGCGATGGCGGAATTGCGGCGACCGACCCCCTCGACGATTGCCTTGTTTACGGCGGGGGCTTTGGAACAGGGGCGCAACGGGTGGACGCACCAACGCCCGGAGATTGAGGCGTACTACATGGCGTTGATGCACAACGGCAATGTTTATCCCCTGTTTCCGCCGGATGCCAATTGTGCCCAGGCGGCGTATCTGTGGGCGGTGCGGACGTTCAATAAGGGGATTGCCATTTTTGCCAGCAAAACGCCCTTGCCGGTGCGGACGACGTGGGAACAGGCACAGGCGGGGGTGGAACAGGGGGCGATTGTATTACAGGAAACGCCTGGGGAACGGCTGGTGGTGTTGGCGGTGGTGGGGGATATGGTGCTGTTGCCGGTGTTTGCGGCGGTAGAGCAATTAAAATCCCAGGGGATTGGTACACGCATTGTCAGTATGGTGAATTTACGGCGGCTGTGTCGTCCCCAGGATGTGGCGTGGTCACGTTGTGCACAGCCGGACGGGGATTTTATGGAGGATGGGACGTTTGCGCAATTCTTTAGCGGGGATGCGCTGTTGGGGATTACGGGGGGACCGGTGAGTACCCTGGAACCTTTGATGTTGCGTTCCCAGGTGGCACGGCGGGAGATGCTGGGCTGGCAACGGGGGGAAACGACGGCTACGCCGGGGGTATTGATGGAGTACAACGGGTTGAGTGGGGAGCGCATTGCTCAGCGGGCGATGGCTTTGTTGGGGTAG
- a CDS encoding efflux RND transporter periplasmic adaptor subunit encodes MAPISFVGKTVKVVPRWLVIAGVAVLILFGAGLWVRGNRQRNQPDISTLTVPATPRNLTVRIPASGRVEPQQRVNLSPKVSGQLVALNVEQGQRVTRGQVIARMDDRELQARRQQTLANLAQAEARLLELERGNRPEEIAQVRAQVAAAQSRYELARQRRQRNQELFAQGAIAQDTLDAAITEEATAEATLKETQRRLDLLQAGTRVEAIAQARAQVAAAQAQLRTINVQISDTVIRAPFDGIITQRYASVGAFVTPSSFTSATSSATSSSIVALASDLEIIARVAETDISQIRPGQTVEIQADAYPGETFRGRVALIAPEAVVEQNVTFFEVRVQLVTGQNRLRSGMNVDVVFIGEQLPQALTIPTASVVTERGKTGVLVPNAQGKPQFQPVVLGVTLNEYTQVLQGLKAGERVFIDLPKGTVPEN; translated from the coding sequence ATGGCTCCCATCAGTTTTGTTGGTAAAACCGTTAAGGTCGTTCCCCGGTGGTTGGTCATCGCTGGGGTGGCGGTCTTGATCCTTTTCGGAGCCGGGCTGTGGGTGCGGGGGAACCGCCAACGCAATCAACCGGATATAAGTACTTTGACTGTACCTGCGACCCCCCGGAATTTAACGGTGCGGATACCGGCGAGCGGCAGGGTGGAGCCACAGCAACGGGTGAATCTCAGCCCGAAGGTGTCTGGGCAGTTGGTGGCGTTGAATGTGGAGCAGGGACAGCGGGTGACCCGGGGGCAGGTGATTGCCCGCATGGATGACCGGGAATTGCAAGCCCGTCGGCAACAAACCCTCGCCAATTTAGCCCAGGCGGAAGCCCGACTGCTGGAGTTGGAGCGGGGGAATCGTCCCGAGGAAATTGCCCAGGTGCGGGCGCAGGTGGCGGCGGCTCAGTCCCGTTATGAATTGGCACGGCAACGGCGGCAACGGAATCAGGAACTTTTTGCCCAGGGAGCGATTGCCCAGGACACCCTGGATGCGGCAATTACGGAAGAGGCGACGGCGGAAGCCACCTTAAAGGAGACCCAACGCCGGTTGGATTTATTGCAAGCGGGGACACGGGTGGAAGCGATTGCCCAGGCACGGGCACAGGTAGCCGCCGCCCAAGCCCAACTGCGTACCATCAATGTACAGATTAGTGATACGGTGATTCGGGCACCCTTTGACGGGATCATTACCCAGAGGTATGCGTCCGTGGGCGCATTTGTCACCCCCAGCAGTTTCACTTCCGCCACGTCTTCGGCGACTTCGAGTTCGATTGTGGCATTAGCCAGCGACCTGGAAATTATTGCCCGGGTGGCGGAGACGGACATCAGCCAGATTCGCCCTGGGCAGACGGTGGAAATTCAGGCGGATGCCTATCCAGGGGAAACCTTTCGGGGGCGGGTGGCGTTGATTGCGCCGGAAGCGGTGGTGGAACAAAATGTCACCTTTTTTGAGGTGCGGGTACAACTGGTCACGGGGCAGAATCGCCTGCGGTCGGGGATGAATGTGGATGTGGTCTTTATCGGCGAACAGTTGCCCCAAGCCCTGACGATTCCCACCGCTTCAGTGGTGACGGAACGGGGCAAAACCGGGGTGCTGGTACCCAATGCCCAAGGCAAACCCCAGTTTCAGCCGGTGGTTTTGGGGGTAACGCTGAATGAATACACCCAGGTCTTGCAGGGCTTAAAAGCCGGGGAACGGGTATTTATTGACTTGCCCAAGGGGACGGTGCCGGAGAATTAG
- a CDS encoding glycosyl transferase: protein MKTPPHLYIAISGHGLGHVTRTLAVIQELLALQPHLQLTLATEVPPTVLQRYLDKPFAHRPVQLDVGVVQQDSLIQDVQATRSALEILAQQSEMRVQQEADYMQKTGVNLIFADIPALAGLIAQKAGIPCWMASNFGWDFIYRSWGDDFRDLADQYAQGYRYCQRLFRLPFCEEMSTFPSKIDVGLTGQNPRFPVEIIRHKLEISTPLERTVLLAFGGYGVQGVPYQDFDQFPDWCFLSFDPQAPPLPNLRRCLDSPYRPADVMPLCGKVVTKPGYSTYSEAYRLGIPIYSLERRGFAEADLLLKGLAKYCYHRVIPVADFYSHPWEFLRWEPLPPQAPERLATDGNSRIAQALSTALGS, encoded by the coding sequence ATGAAAACCCCACCCCACCTATACATTGCCATCAGTGGACACGGACTAGGGCACGTCACCCGCACCCTCGCAGTGATTCAGGAATTGCTGGCGCTTCAGCCCCATCTACAATTAACCCTGGCGACTGAAGTACCCCCAACGGTTTTGCAACGTTATTTGGACAAACCATTTGCTCATCGCCCGGTGCAATTGGATGTGGGGGTGGTGCAACAGGATAGCTTGATCCAGGATGTCCAGGCAACCCGCTCAGCTTTAGAAATCTTAGCCCAACAAAGCGAAATGCGGGTGCAACAGGAAGCGGACTATATGCAAAAAACGGGGGTGAATTTAATTTTTGCCGACATTCCGGCGCTAGCGGGTTTGATTGCCCAAAAAGCCGGGATTCCCTGCTGGATGGCGAGTAATTTTGGCTGGGATTTTATCTACCGCAGTTGGGGGGATGATTTTAGGGACTTAGCCGACCAATATGCCCAAGGGTATCGTTATTGTCAGCGGTTATTTCGTCTGCCTTTTTGTGAAGAAATGTCCACATTTCCCAGTAAAATAGATGTGGGTTTAACCGGACAAAATCCCCGTTTTCCAGTGGAGATAATTCGCCACAAATTAGAGATTTCTACCCCGCTGGAACGCACGGTTTTATTGGCATTTGGCGGTTACGGTGTGCAGGGGGTTCCCTACCAGGATTTCGACCAATTTCCCGATTGGTGTTTCCTCAGTTTTGACCCCCAAGCCCCCCCGTTACCCAACCTGCGCCGGTGTCTGGACAGCCCCTATCGTCCTGCGGATGTGATGCCCTTGTGTGGCAAAGTGGTGACCAAACCCGGTTACAGCACCTACTCGGAAGCCTATCGCTTGGGCATACCCATCTATTCCCTGGAACGGCGGGGTTTTGCGGAAGCGGATTTATTGCTGAAGGGGTTGGCAAAGTACTGCTACCATCGGGTGATCCCCGTCGCCGATTTTTACAGCCATCCCTGGGAATTTTTGCGCTGGGAACCCTTGCCCCCCCAAGCCCCAGAGCGGTTGGCAACCGATGGGAATTCCCGGATTGCCCAGGCGTTGTCCACTGCCCTTGGCTCCTGA
- a CDS encoding RES family NAD+ phosphorylase, with the protein MQIWRITKTKYATSAFTGEGARQFGGRWNSQGIAVVYGSSSLSLAALEMFVHMEISDANYLSLVAISATIPETVEKTEITATMLPDNWRSFPAPSSLARLGDNWVRSNATVALIVPSVIIPQEKNILLNPNHPDFSQIQVHEAQPFSFDSRMWK; encoded by the coding sequence ATGCAGATTTGGCGCATTACCAAAACAAAATATGCCACCAGCGCATTTACGGGTGAAGGAGCAAGACAATTTGGGGGACGGTGGAATAGCCAAGGAATTGCCGTTGTTTATGGTTCTAGTAGTTTGTCACTTGCCGCTTTAGAAATGTTTGTTCACATGGAAATTTCTGATGCCAATTATTTATCACTAGTGGCAATTTCTGCTACCATTCCTGAGACGGTAGAAAAAACAGAAATTACTGCAACAATGCTCCCTGATAATTGGCGAAGTTTTCCAGCCCCCAGTAGCCTTGCCCGTTTGGGTGACAATTGGGTTAGGTCAAATGCCACAGTGGCGCTGATTGTTCCTTCCGTGATTATTCCCCAAGAAAAAAATATTCTACTTAATCCCAATCATCCTGATTTTTCGCAAATTCAAGTCCATGAAGCACAACCGTTTTCTTTTGATTCGAGAATGTGGAAATGA
- a CDS encoding antitoxin Xre/MbcA/ParS toxin-binding domain-containing protein: MNATDSRTLEILGLEVPNELTSVRQAIQSGFPPEVLPRIVNYLKLKSAMVPKLVGISERTLTRKRHHQTRLDPISSDRIYRLARIVAQAEAVFENRETAQAWLKRPNPALGGGIPLDFLDTDAGTLDVSNLLGRIEHGVLS; encoded by the coding sequence ATGAATGCCACCGATAGCAGAACCCTGGAAATTCTGGGGTTGGAGGTACCCAATGAGTTAACATCAGTGAGACAGGCGATTCAGTCGGGATTTCCCCCGGAAGTTTTACCTCGGATCGTGAACTATTTGAAGTTGAAATCGGCGATGGTGCCGAAATTGGTGGGAATTTCTGAGCGTACCTTGACCCGGAAGCGGCATCATCAAACCCGTCTTGATCCAATTAGCTCTGACCGGATTTATCGCCTTGCCCGGATTGTGGCGCAAGCAGAAGCGGTTTTTGAAAATCGAGAAACGGCGCAAGCCTGGCTCAAACGTCCCAATCCCGCTTTGGGGGGAGGGATTCCTTTAGATTTTCTGGATACGGATGCCGGTACACTTGACGTGAGCAATCTGTTGGGGAGGATTGAACATGGGGTCTTGAGTTGA